Proteins encoded by one window of Musa acuminata AAA Group cultivar baxijiao chromosome BXJ2-9, Cavendish_Baxijiao_AAA, whole genome shotgun sequence:
- the LOC135623295 gene encoding chromatin assembly factor 1 subunit FAS2 homolog isoform X2 encodes MRGGTVQVIWHDTQPVLTLDFHSPTGLLATGGADHDIKLWLIRSDESQRSHPTVLYQNSLSYHSSGVNILRFSPSGDHLASGADGGELVIWKLHLTDDGQTWKVLKTLLFHRKDVLDLQWSSDGAYMISGSVDNSCIIWDVTKGSVHQILDAHLHYVQGVAWDPLGQYVASLSSDRTCRIYVNKPQSKHKGNEKLNYVCQHVLTKSDSQRLDDSKSVSSKPHLFHDETLPSFFRRLAWSPDGTFLLVPAGTYRYSFSSETVNTAYILSRRDLSRPAVQLPGANKPIVAVRFCPVLFALRGSNSAGFFKLPYRVIFALATLNSLYIYDTESLPPIAIFAGLHYAAITDISWSSDAKYLSLSSRDGYCTIIEFEDHELGEPISPSEASKASEGKADLSNVETEVTDHMEIDKKNAAKVNSETVTKIKEGRLPISTVTKNSDANKSTKKRITPTAIN; translated from the exons ATGCGAGGAGGGACGGTGCAAGTCATCTGGCACGACACCCAGCCGGTCCTCACACTAGATTTTCACTCCCCCACCGGTCTTCTCGCCACTGGCGGCGCCGACCACGACATCAAG CTTTGGCTGATAAGATCAGATGAATCACAAAGGAGTCATCCAACAGTTTTGTATCAAAATAGCCTTTCTTACCATAGTTCTGGCGTGAATATCTTGCGCTTCTCTCCTTCTG GAGATCACCTTGCATCAGGTGCTGATG GTGGTGAACTAGTTATTTGGAAGCTACACTTGACAGATGATGGTCAAACTTGGAAAGTATTAAAGACATTATT ATTTCATCGCAAAGATGTTCTTGACCTCCAATGGTCTTCTGATGGTGCGTACATGATTTCTGGTTCAGTTGATAATTCTTGCATAATATGGGATGTTACTAAAG GCTCGGTCCATCAGATTTTGGATGCTCATTTGCATTATGTTCAAGGGGTTGCTTGGGATCCTTTGGGTCAGTATGTTGCTTCCCTTAGCTCTGATCGGACATGTCGGATTTATGTTAATAAGCCTCAGAGTAAACATAAGGGCAATGAGAAACTGAATTATGTTTGCCAGCACGTTCTCACAAAATCAGACTCACAAAGGTTGGATGACTCCAAG TCAGTGTCATCAAAACCACATCTATTCCATGATGAGACATTGCCATCCTTCTTCAGGAGATTGGCATGGTCACCAGATGGAACATTTTTACTAGTGCCAGCAG GTACATATAGATATTCGTTTTCATCCGAAACTGTCAATACTGCATATATTCTCTCAAGGAGAGATCTTTCAAG ACCTGCTGTGCAACTCCCAGGGGCTAACAAACCAATAGTTGCTGTGAGATTCTGCCCTGTTCTTTTTGCTCTACGAGGTTCTAATTCAG CTGGTTTCTTTAAACTTCCATATAGGGTTATTTTTGCTCTGGCAACCTTGAACTCTCTGTACATTTATGACACTGAAAGCTTGCCTCCAATTGCGATATTTGCTGGACTACACTATGCAGCCATTACAGATATTTCATG GTCGTCTGATGCAAAGTATTTGTCATTGTCCTCACGAGATGGATACTGTACAATTATAGAATTCGAGGACCATGAACTCGGAGAACCTATTTCTCCCTCAG AAGCATCTAAGGCCTCAGAAGGGAAGGCCGATTTGTCCAATGTGGAAACTGAGGTGACAGACCATATGGAAATTGACAAGAAGAATGCTGCTAAAGTTAACAGTGAAACAGTTACAAAGATCAAGGAAGGGAGACTGCCAATATCTACCGTCACCAAGAACTCAGACGCAAATAAATCTACCAAGAAGCGCATAACTCCAACAGCCATCAACTAA
- the LOC135623295 gene encoding chromatin assembly factor 1 subunit FAS2-like isoform X1: MRGGTVQVIWHDTQPVLTLDFHSPTGLLATGGADHDIKLWLIRSDESQRSHPTVLYQNSLSYHSSGVNILRFSPSGDHLASGADGGELVIWKLHLTDDGQTWKVLKTLLFHRKDVLDLQWSSDGAYMISGSVDNSCIIWDVTKGSVHQILDAHLHYVQGVAWDPLGQYVASLSSDRTCRIYVNKPQSKHKGNEKLNYVCQHVLTKSDSQRLDDSKSVSSKPHLFHDETLPSFFRRLAWSPDGTFLLVPAGTYRYSFSSETVNTAYILSRRDLSRPAVQLPGANKPIVAVRFCPVLFALRGSNSVSAAGFFKLPYRVIFALATLNSLYIYDTESLPPIAIFAGLHYAAITDISWSSDAKYLSLSSRDGYCTIIEFEDHELGEPISPSEASKASEGKADLSNVETEVTDHMEIDKKNAAKVNSETVTKIKEGRLPISTVTKNSDANKSTKKRITPTAIN; this comes from the exons ATGCGAGGAGGGACGGTGCAAGTCATCTGGCACGACACCCAGCCGGTCCTCACACTAGATTTTCACTCCCCCACCGGTCTTCTCGCCACTGGCGGCGCCGACCACGACATCAAG CTTTGGCTGATAAGATCAGATGAATCACAAAGGAGTCATCCAACAGTTTTGTATCAAAATAGCCTTTCTTACCATAGTTCTGGCGTGAATATCTTGCGCTTCTCTCCTTCTG GAGATCACCTTGCATCAGGTGCTGATG GTGGTGAACTAGTTATTTGGAAGCTACACTTGACAGATGATGGTCAAACTTGGAAAGTATTAAAGACATTATT ATTTCATCGCAAAGATGTTCTTGACCTCCAATGGTCTTCTGATGGTGCGTACATGATTTCTGGTTCAGTTGATAATTCTTGCATAATATGGGATGTTACTAAAG GCTCGGTCCATCAGATTTTGGATGCTCATTTGCATTATGTTCAAGGGGTTGCTTGGGATCCTTTGGGTCAGTATGTTGCTTCCCTTAGCTCTGATCGGACATGTCGGATTTATGTTAATAAGCCTCAGAGTAAACATAAGGGCAATGAGAAACTGAATTATGTTTGCCAGCACGTTCTCACAAAATCAGACTCACAAAGGTTGGATGACTCCAAG TCAGTGTCATCAAAACCACATCTATTCCATGATGAGACATTGCCATCCTTCTTCAGGAGATTGGCATGGTCACCAGATGGAACATTTTTACTAGTGCCAGCAG GTACATATAGATATTCGTTTTCATCCGAAACTGTCAATACTGCATATATTCTCTCAAGGAGAGATCTTTCAAG ACCTGCTGTGCAACTCCCAGGGGCTAACAAACCAATAGTTGCTGTGAGATTCTGCCCTGTTCTTTTTGCTCTACGAGGTTCTAATTCAG TATCTGCAGCTGGTTTCTTTAAACTTCCATATAGGGTTATTTTTGCTCTGGCAACCTTGAACTCTCTGTACATTTATGACACTGAAAGCTTGCCTCCAATTGCGATATTTGCTGGACTACACTATGCAGCCATTACAGATATTTCATG GTCGTCTGATGCAAAGTATTTGTCATTGTCCTCACGAGATGGATACTGTACAATTATAGAATTCGAGGACCATGAACTCGGAGAACCTATTTCTCCCTCAG AAGCATCTAAGGCCTCAGAAGGGAAGGCCGATTTGTCCAATGTGGAAACTGAGGTGACAGACCATATGGAAATTGACAAGAAGAATGCTGCTAAAGTTAACAGTGAAACAGTTACAAAGATCAAGGAAGGGAGACTGCCAATATCTACCGTCACCAAGAACTCAGACGCAAATAAATCTACCAAGAAGCGCATAACTCCAACAGCCATCAACTAA